The following coding sequences are from one Halomonas sp. HAL1 window:
- a CDS encoding heavy metal translocating P-type ATPase, with the protein MSNAVPASDCYHCGNPVPAAAPWTITLDDHTHPLCCPGCEAVAHAIVDGGLESYYRYRTELPERPDEHQAAKADTWSVFDDPGLQAQFVHPDGDEGNVKATLAIEGITCAACAWLIEHRLNALEGITTSAVNLTHHRLRVSWDPQQLKLSQLLAELAAIGYDAQPYEPDQAQARMQHEERMNVRRLIIAAVGMMQVMMFSIPIYVSGPGEISDDFYALFHWLSFALATPVVFFSAQPFFRNALRDLRTGVLGMDVPVSLAIGGAYLASSYAVLFNVGEVYFDSVAMFTFFLLFGRYVEGRARRRSGHSGNALSGVLPISATRLESDGSERILPASELAPDDRVLIKPGHGVPADGVIEEGESSLDESMLTGEYLPVTRRVGDRIIGGSQNMENPLVIRVTHAGRDARVAGIVDLTDRAFASRPRLAQMAARMAHLFVLRLLVVTACITIAWWFIDPSRMLWVLLSVLVVTCPCALALATPAALTAGHGQLRKRGVLITRADAMETLSNVTRVIFDKTGTLTRGEMHLTQTKPFGELTADRAQAIAAALEAHSEHPIARAFRPFRDATLQAKDIHSHTGQGLEGTLNGARWKLGKPEFSTGEPISAPARGQWLLLSENGEPRAWFGLHDGIRDDAAATIKALQAQGLTVELLSGDTVDAVESLANQLNITTWHAGTSPEGKLARMKELQAAGETVVMIGDGINDVPVLAGADVAIAMNGATDLARTRADAVLLSPRLMRIFEAIEISCATRRIMRQNMIWSVCYNFSALPLAAMGLVPPWMAAIGMSLSSLVVVGNALRLSRWRTTPPASSPSASTPVTA; encoded by the coding sequence ATGAGCAACGCCGTGCCTGCCTCTGACTGCTACCACTGCGGTAACCCGGTGCCCGCTGCGGCACCCTGGACGATTACCCTGGATGACCACACCCACCCGCTTTGCTGCCCCGGCTGCGAAGCGGTGGCTCATGCCATTGTCGACGGCGGGCTAGAGAGCTACTACCGCTACCGGACCGAACTTCCCGAACGCCCCGATGAACACCAAGCCGCCAAAGCAGACACGTGGTCGGTGTTTGACGACCCCGGCCTGCAGGCGCAGTTTGTTCACCCTGATGGTGATGAGGGCAACGTCAAAGCCACCCTCGCCATTGAAGGCATTACCTGCGCCGCCTGTGCGTGGCTGATTGAACACCGCCTGAATGCGTTGGAGGGAATTACCACCAGCGCGGTTAATTTAACCCACCACCGACTGCGCGTGAGTTGGGACCCGCAGCAGCTTAAACTCTCGCAACTACTAGCCGAACTGGCTGCAATTGGCTACGACGCTCAACCTTACGAACCGGATCAAGCCCAAGCACGCATGCAGCATGAAGAGCGCATGAACGTGCGGCGATTGATCATCGCTGCAGTAGGCATGATGCAGGTGATGATGTTCTCGATCCCCATTTATGTCTCCGGCCCCGGTGAAATCAGCGACGATTTCTACGCGCTGTTCCACTGGCTCTCGTTTGCCTTAGCAACGCCGGTAGTATTTTTCTCCGCCCAGCCGTTCTTTCGCAATGCCCTGCGCGACCTGCGCACCGGCGTACTGGGGATGGATGTGCCAGTGTCGCTGGCGATCGGTGGAGCTTATCTTGCCAGCAGCTATGCGGTGCTGTTTAACGTCGGCGAGGTCTATTTTGACTCGGTCGCCATGTTCACCTTCTTTTTGCTGTTTGGGCGCTACGTGGAAGGCCGCGCCAGGCGCCGCAGTGGGCATAGCGGCAATGCGCTGAGCGGCGTACTGCCAATCTCGGCCACACGACTGGAAAGCGACGGCAGCGAACGCATTCTGCCCGCTAGCGAACTCGCCCCGGATGATCGAGTCTTGATCAAGCCCGGCCACGGCGTGCCTGCCGATGGCGTGATCGAGGAGGGTGAATCGAGCCTGGATGAATCCATGCTGACCGGCGAATATCTACCGGTCACCCGTCGGGTGGGCGACCGCATTATCGGCGGCAGTCAGAACATGGAAAACCCGCTGGTGATCCGAGTTACCCACGCCGGGCGCGATGCCCGTGTGGCGGGCATTGTCGATCTCACCGACCGCGCCTTTGCCAGCCGTCCGCGGCTGGCCCAGATGGCAGCACGCATGGCCCACCTGTTTGTACTTCGCCTGTTAGTGGTGACCGCCTGCATCACCATCGCCTGGTGGTTTATCGACCCCTCGCGGATGCTCTGGGTACTGCTTTCGGTGCTGGTCGTGACCTGCCCTTGTGCGCTGGCACTGGCGACTCCCGCGGCCCTGACCGCAGGCCACGGCCAATTGCGCAAGCGCGGCGTGTTGATCACCCGCGCCGATGCCATGGAGACGCTCTCCAACGTAACCCGGGTAATCTTTGACAAAACCGGCACGCTCACCCGCGGCGAGATGCACCTGACCCAGACCAAACCGTTCGGCGAATTAACCGCCGATCGTGCCCAGGCGATTGCCGCGGCGCTCGAAGCCCACTCAGAACACCCTATCGCCCGCGCCTTTCGTCCGTTTCGGGATGCAACGCTTCAGGCAAAAGATATTCATAGCCATACCGGTCAAGGACTAGAGGGCACGCTAAACGGCGCGCGCTGGAAGCTGGGCAAACCAGAATTTTCCACTGGAGAACCCATTTCGGCACCCGCCAGGGGGCAATGGCTGCTGCTGAGCGAAAACGGCGAACCCCGCGCCTGGTTTGGTCTTCATGATGGCATTCGTGATGACGCTGCTGCCACGATCAAAGCCCTACAGGCCCAGGGGCTAACCGTGGAGCTGCTCTCCGGTGATACCGTCGATGCTGTGGAGAGCCTGGCCAACCAACTCAACATAACGACGTGGCACGCAGGCACCAGCCCAGAAGGCAAACTGGCCCGGATGAAAGAGCTTCAAGCCGCTGGCGAAACCGTGGTGATGATTGGTGACGGCATCAACGACGTGCCGGTGTTAGCCGGTGCTGATGTGGCAATTGCCATGAACGGTGCGACGGACTTAGCCCGCACCCGCGCCGACGCGGTGCTGCTCAGCCCACGCCTGATGCGGATTTTTGAGGCTATCGAGATTTCCTGCGCGACCCGGCGTATCATGCGCCAGAACATGATCTGGTCAGTATGCTACAACTTTTCGGCGCTGCCGCTGGCGGCCATGGGGCTGGTGCCACCCTGGATGGCGGCCATTGGTATGTCGCTCAGCTCGCTAGTGGTGGTGGGTAACGCGCTGCGGCTGTCACGCTGGCGTACGACGCCGCCCGCCTCTTCGCCAAGCGCTTCAACACCGGTAACCGCATGA
- the ccoS gene encoding cbb3-type cytochrome oxidase assembly protein CcoS yields the protein MTILYLLIPLSLILLGLAVWAFFWAVKNDQFDDLEGPAHRILFDEDENDLTPEQRQQLQRAKQKPTIPAENSTDDQEPRP from the coding sequence ATGACGATTCTGTATCTACTCATTCCGCTTTCACTTATTCTGCTGGGCCTCGCCGTCTGGGCATTCTTTTGGGCGGTGAAAAATGATCAGTTCGACGACTTGGAAGGCCCGGCGCACCGCATTTTGTTTGATGAAGATGAGAACGACCTAACCCCTGAACAGCGTCAACAACTTCAGCGCGCTAAGCAAAAGCCGACTATCCCCGCCGAAAACTCAACCGACGACCAAGAGCCCCGGCCATGA
- a CDS encoding sulfite exporter TauE/SafE family protein: protein MNPTGLDLPPLLAAFVFGLMGGAHCIGMCGGIMSALTFAVPPSMRHPARMGGLLLSYNAGRITSYMSAGALVALLGTLFSLSATARMLLQVFAALMLILMALYIANWWKGLLKVEAVGRRLWRFIEPVGRRLMPVVHLPQAFALGAIWGWLPCGLVYSMLAWSLAIADPLQGALLMGAFGLGTLPALLATGLAARQLSHLIRHPATRSVAALTIIAFALWQLWTLTAHNLH from the coding sequence ATGAATCCAACCGGCCTTGACCTGCCGCCACTGCTGGCGGCGTTCGTGTTTGGTTTGATGGGCGGCGCCCATTGCATTGGCATGTGTGGTGGCATTATGAGCGCGCTCACTTTTGCAGTCCCCCCCAGCATGCGCCATCCGGCGCGTATGGGAGGCTTGCTGCTCAGCTATAATGCAGGTCGTATTACTAGCTATATGAGCGCAGGCGCACTGGTAGCTCTACTAGGCACACTGTTTTCCCTCTCAGCCACGGCGCGAATGCTGCTACAAGTGTTTGCGGCGCTGATGCTGATCCTGATGGCGCTGTATATCGCCAACTGGTGGAAAGGGCTGCTGAAAGTGGAAGCGGTAGGCCGCCGCCTATGGCGCTTCATCGAGCCGGTAGGGCGACGTTTAATGCCAGTAGTTCATTTACCCCAAGCCTTTGCGCTGGGGGCGATATGGGGCTGGCTGCCCTGTGGGCTGGTCTACTCCATGCTGGCTTGGAGCTTAGCGATTGCCGACCCGCTCCAGGGCGCACTGTTGATGGGTGCGTTTGGGCTGGGCACGCTGCCTGCGCTGCTGGCCACCGGGCTTGCCGCGCGCCAGTTAAGCCACCTGATTCGTCACCCGGCAACGCGCAGCGTGGCCGCGCTGACGATCATTGCTTTTGCGCTGTGGCAGCTGTGGACACTCACAGCACACAACCTGCATTAA
- the hemN gene encoding oxygen-independent coproporphyrinogen III oxidase: MPVHAPAASSTMTSTMAGAAPEQKKWDEALLRRYDTSGPRYTSYPTALSFHDQFTPSDLTQALERSNASHRPLSLYVHIPFCRKICFYCACNKIATKNTALAEPYLSRLDREMVLTARHLDTTRPVKQLHWGGGTPTFLNLNQMGDLIDRLDARFGLSSASDRDYAIEIDPREADVFTLRHLQSLGFNRISLGVQDLSPLVQKAINRIQPRVLTETLMDEAHRLGFHSLNLDLIYGLPFQTEKSFADTLRQVIELNPARLSVFNYAHMPERFAPQRRINVDDLPGSEEKLAILRTTIEMLTAAGYVHIGMDHFARPDDSLAIAQREGSLQRNFQGYSSHAQCDLIGLGVSAISRVDDVYAQNPSDLARYEAALDQGQLATVRGLRLSNDDLIRRDVIERLMCDMRIDLAAIGQRWKIDAPHYFAQALEHLQGAERDGLLTRSGDQLSATPMGRLLIRHLAMAFDAHLPQHSGTHYSKIV; encoded by the coding sequence ATGCCCGTTCATGCCCCCGCGGCTTCTTCTACGATGACTTCAACCATGGCCGGGGCAGCACCGGAGCAGAAAAAGTGGGATGAAGCCTTGCTGCGCCGTTACGATACCAGCGGCCCGCGCTATACGTCTTACCCCACGGCGTTGTCGTTTCACGACCAATTTACCCCGAGCGATTTGACTCAGGCGTTAGAGCGCAGCAATGCCAGCCACCGTCCTCTTTCGCTGTATGTGCATATCCCCTTCTGCCGCAAGATTTGTTTTTACTGCGCGTGTAATAAAATCGCCACCAAGAACACCGCCCTGGCCGAGCCGTACCTATCCCGGCTTGACCGTGAAATGGTGCTGACCGCTCGCCACCTGGATACCACACGACCGGTGAAGCAGTTGCACTGGGGTGGCGGAACACCGACGTTTCTTAACTTGAACCAGATGGGCGACTTGATTGATCGTCTGGACGCGCGCTTTGGTCTCTCGTCCGCGTCTGATCGCGATTACGCGATTGAAATCGACCCACGCGAAGCGGACGTATTTACGCTGCGCCACCTGCAATCGCTCGGTTTCAATCGCATCAGTTTAGGCGTGCAGGACTTAAGCCCGCTGGTGCAGAAAGCCATTAACCGTATTCAGCCAAGAGTACTCACCGAGACGCTGATGGATGAAGCGCACCGGCTGGGCTTTCATTCGCTCAATCTCGATTTAATATACGGCTTGCCCTTTCAGACTGAAAAAAGCTTTGCAGACACCCTGCGCCAAGTGATCGAGTTAAATCCAGCACGGCTTTCTGTGTTTAACTACGCCCACATGCCCGAGCGCTTTGCCCCCCAGCGGCGGATAAATGTCGATGACCTGCCGGGCAGCGAAGAGAAGCTGGCGATTCTGCGTACCACGATAGAGATGCTCACCGCGGCCGGTTATGTGCACATCGGTATGGACCACTTTGCTCGTCCTGATGACAGCTTGGCGATCGCCCAGCGCGAAGGCTCGCTACAGCGCAACTTCCAAGGCTACTCCAGCCACGCCCAGTGCGACTTAATCGGGCTTGGCGTGTCGGCAATTTCTCGCGTCGATGATGTCTATGCACAGAACCCTAGCGATCTGGCCCGCTATGAAGCAGCGCTGGATCAGGGCCAGCTGGCAACCGTTCGCGGGCTGCGCTTAAGTAACGATGACCTGATACGCCGGGACGTCATTGAGCGACTAATGTGTGATATGCGCATTGATCTGGCCGCCATCGGTCAACGCTGGAAAATTGATGCCCCGCATTACTTTGCGCAAGCGCTTGAGCACTTACAGGGCGCCGAGCGAGATGGCCTGCTGACGCGCAGCGGCGACCAGCTTAGCGCGACGCCTATGGGCCGACTGCTAATTCGTCACTTAGCCATGGCGTTTGATGCTCACCTACCGCAGCACTCAGGCACGCACTACTCAAAGATTGTGTAA
- the fnr gene encoding fumarate/nitrate reduction transcriptional regulator Fnr — protein MLEPMSRRRSLLHEARCQTCSLSSLCLPLALEIDDVGQFDAIIRRRAPLKKGEPLFRQGDSFTSVYAVRSGSLKQVTSEGNGSEQLTNFYLPSELVGLDGIDEEHYPGSVIALETTTVCEIPFDRLDSLSEELPELRGQLYRSMSKELRDDRRMMRLLSRKTADQRLASFLITLSDRFRRRGYSPYSFRLSMPRADIGNYLGLAVETVSRILSRFQQQSVVAVSGREVNILDMQRLITLAEEEQQTVN, from the coding sequence ATGTTGGAACCCATGAGCCGCCGACGCTCGCTACTCCATGAAGCTCGCTGCCAAACCTGCAGCTTGAGCTCACTGTGCCTGCCGCTTGCCCTTGAGATAGACGATGTGGGGCAGTTCGATGCCATTATTCGACGCCGTGCGCCGCTGAAAAAAGGCGAGCCACTATTTCGCCAAGGCGACAGCTTTACCAGCGTTTATGCGGTCCGCTCAGGCAGTTTGAAACAGGTCACCTCAGAGGGAAACGGCAGCGAGCAACTGACCAATTTCTACCTCCCGAGCGAGCTAGTGGGGTTGGACGGGATTGATGAGGAGCACTACCCAGGAAGTGTAATTGCCCTGGAAACGACCACCGTTTGCGAGATTCCCTTTGATCGCTTGGACTCACTCTCAGAGGAGTTGCCCGAACTGCGTGGCCAACTGTATCGCAGCATGAGCAAAGAGTTACGCGATGACCGGCGCATGATGCGCCTGCTGTCACGTAAAACTGCCGACCAGCGGCTAGCGAGCTTTTTAATAACACTTTCGGATCGTTTTCGTCGCCGTGGCTACTCGCCCTACAGTTTCCGCCTTTCCATGCCCAGGGCCGATATCGGCAACTATTTGGGTTTAGCGGTGGAAACCGTCAGCCGTATTTTAAGCCGCTTTCAGCAGCAGAGCGTAGTGGCGGTGTCCGGGCGAGAGGTCAATATTCTTGATATGCAGCGCTTAATCACCCTCGCCGAAGAGGAGCAGCAAACGGTTAACTGA
- the ttcA gene encoding tRNA 2-thiocytidine(32) synthetase TtcA, whose amino-acid sequence MQSLDHFDPASLGAALADVEQDSPELADAKQKREFNKLQKRLRREVGNAIIDYQMINEGDRVMVCLSGGKDSYTMLEILRNLQRNAPVNFSLVAVNLDQKQPGFPEHVLPAYLDKQGVEYHIVERDTYSVVKEKTPEGKTTCALCSRLRRGSLYGFAEEIGANKIALGHHREDILETLFLNMFFGGNLKAMPPKLLSDDGKNIVIRPLAYCKEADIAEFSRLMEFPIIPCNLCGSQPNMQRQVVKEMLAEWDKKFPGRLESMFKAVTNIAPSQLADRSLFDFEGLEAKQAELLAGRIQAFNVS is encoded by the coding sequence ATGCAATCTCTTGATCATTTTGACCCTGCTTCCCTCGGAGCCGCCCTCGCTGATGTTGAGCAAGACTCGCCAGAGCTGGCCGATGCTAAGCAGAAACGTGAATTTAACAAGCTGCAAAAGCGCCTGCGCCGAGAAGTAGGCAATGCGATTATTGATTACCAGATGATCAATGAAGGCGACCGTGTGATGGTCTGTCTCTCCGGCGGCAAAGACAGCTATACGATGCTGGAGATTTTGCGCAATTTGCAGCGCAATGCGCCGGTCAATTTCTCACTGGTGGCGGTCAATCTGGATCAAAAACAGCCCGGTTTTCCCGAGCACGTGCTGCCTGCGTATCTGGATAAGCAGGGCGTGGAATATCACATTGTCGAGCGTGATACTTATTCGGTGGTGAAAGAAAAAACGCCAGAAGGTAAAACGACTTGTGCGCTCTGTTCACGTCTGCGCCGCGGTTCGCTGTACGGGTTTGCTGAAGAGATTGGCGCCAATAAAATCGCCCTGGGCCACCACCGCGAAGATATCCTTGAAACGCTGTTTCTCAATATGTTCTTTGGCGGCAACTTAAAAGCGATGCCGCCTAAGCTGCTTTCTGATGATGGTAAAAATATCGTCATTCGGCCGCTGGCTTACTGCAAAGAGGCGGATATTGCCGAGTTTTCACGGCTGATGGAATTTCCGATTATTCCCTGCAATCTATGCGGTTCGCAGCCCAATATGCAGCGCCAGGTCGTCAAAGAGATGCTCGCTGAGTGGGACAAAAAATTCCCCGGCCGTCTGGAAAGCATGTTTAAGGCGGTAACTAATATTGCGCCTTCCCAGCTGGCGGATCGCAGCCTGTTTGATTTTGAAGGGCTAGAAGCCAAACAGGCAGAGCTATTGGCCGGGCGCATTCAGGCATTTAACGTCAGTTAA
- a CDS encoding DNA polymerase III subunit epsilon — protein MRLLDRHVALFSGSLRTLLRRESDRRRCADSPYAWLFQPYMGEELVALACTSTPTPTSPVISLAAVVLSQQQVRTSRAFVLTLGAPGQASNASLRRHHLLSQAGEVAAPNRDNLNALVEFIGNRPIVGWQLDKRIGALNALLRKRLDFALPNAQVDVEKLHQRQLRRLHPEIEARSSFAQALACWQVPAMGMQGVLGEATSSALLYMRLQRIMAEAA, from the coding sequence ATGCGGCTGTTAGATCGACACGTGGCACTTTTTAGCGGCTCCTTGCGCACCTTATTGCGCCGCGAAAGCGACCGGCGGCGCTGTGCTGATTCTCCCTATGCCTGGCTCTTTCAGCCCTATATGGGCGAAGAACTAGTAGCGCTTGCCTGCACATCAACGCCAACGCCGACGTCACCTGTGATCAGTTTGGCCGCCGTGGTGCTTAGCCAACAGCAGGTGCGTACCAGCCGTGCTTTTGTGCTGACGTTAGGCGCACCGGGGCAGGCTAGCAATGCATCGCTGCGTCGCCACCACCTGCTGAGCCAGGCGGGGGAGGTGGCGGCGCCAAACCGCGACAATTTAAATGCGTTAGTAGAGTTTATTGGCAATCGTCCTATTGTCGGTTGGCAGTTAGACAAGCGGATTGGAGCGTTAAATGCGTTGCTGAGAAAGCGGTTGGATTTCGCGCTGCCCAATGCCCAGGTCGACGTGGAAAAGCTGCACCAGCGCCAGCTGCGGCGCTTGCACCCGGAGATAGAGGCGCGGAGTAGCTTTGCCCAAGCGCTGGCGTGCTGGCAAGTACCCGCGATGGGGATGCAGGGTGTGTTAGGCGAGGCCACTTCCAGTGCGCTGCTCTATATGCGCCTGCAGCGCATTATGGCGGAGGCTGCTTAG
- a CDS encoding DUF294 nucleotidyltransferase-like domain-containing protein, whose amino-acid sequence MVDVDLSQLPFTLLDDEGRDHIRRGIDLAYFDRDEIILETGQAGEFVYLIHKGEVAEIDPTLPSSTSRIGHYTAGDLFGAISILNGKSRYRFKAEQECLCYLLPKALFQQLCRHYPDFSNFFRQSLTHKARLLTEKRAEGGVTMAGFMLAKVSECMRAPLLMAAATDIASAVKQLNDSHADSLLVETQGKLGMVTKTDLLNGLVLGGSAVSSPLDEIAHFNLVTVAPDQYLFEVLVLMTRHKVTRVVVLEQNVLKGVVELTDVLSYFSSRSYVVSLQVEQAGSLEALSAASQRTPELVKALMAQGVKLRFAMDLLAALNGRIMSKAWEFTIAEKYREQSCMMVMGSEGRGEQILKTDQDNGLILADDAQWPDLMSHMQTLTDTLIQLGYPPCPGNIMVSNPEWVATVSQWKSNIAKWASERDGDSLMKLAIMLDAHAVAGNPGLLESVREELFERCSRDELLLSYFARTALRFSTPLTLFGSLKKPQHGIDIKKGGIFPIVHGVRTMALERRIKATSTLDRLDALAADGRLDRRFADDLGEALALFSELRLKQQLTALEASSTSQEANRTNRVVVQSLSSLERDLLREALHIVKDFKQRLSHRYHLEYS is encoded by the coding sequence ATGGTCGATGTGGATCTATCCCAACTGCCGTTCACGCTTCTTGACGATGAAGGTCGTGACCACATTCGCCGTGGCATTGATCTTGCGTATTTTGACCGCGACGAAATAATCCTAGAGACCGGGCAGGCGGGAGAGTTTGTTTACCTGATACATAAAGGTGAAGTGGCAGAAATCGACCCCACGCTGCCCTCGTCTACCTCGCGTATTGGTCATTACACGGCCGGGGACCTATTTGGCGCGATCAGCATTCTCAATGGTAAAAGCCGCTATCGTTTTAAGGCCGAGCAGGAGTGCTTGTGTTACCTACTGCCCAAAGCGTTGTTTCAGCAGCTTTGCCGTCATTACCCGGATTTCAGTAACTTCTTTCGCCAATCGCTAACGCATAAAGCGCGCTTACTGACTGAAAAGCGTGCCGAAGGTGGCGTCACCATGGCGGGTTTTATGTTGGCCAAGGTAAGCGAATGCATGCGTGCGCCGCTGTTAATGGCGGCGGCTACGGATATTGCCAGCGCTGTGAAGCAGCTCAACGACAGCCACGCCGACAGCCTGCTAGTAGAGACTCAAGGCAAGCTAGGCATGGTGACGAAAACCGACCTGCTCAATGGGTTGGTATTGGGTGGTAGCGCAGTGTCATCGCCGCTTGATGAGATCGCCCATTTTAATCTAGTCACCGTCGCGCCGGATCAATACTTGTTTGAAGTGCTGGTACTGATGACGCGGCATAAAGTGACGCGGGTAGTGGTGCTTGAGCAAAACGTTCTCAAAGGCGTCGTCGAACTCACCGACGTACTTAGCTATTTCTCCAGTCGCAGCTACGTGGTGAGTCTACAAGTCGAACAGGCGGGCAGTTTGGAAGCACTGTCGGCGGCCAGCCAGCGCACACCGGAGCTGGTGAAGGCGCTGATGGCACAAGGCGTAAAGCTACGTTTTGCGATGGATCTACTCGCCGCGCTGAATGGCCGTATCATGAGCAAGGCATGGGAATTCACTATTGCTGAGAAGTACCGCGAACAGAGCTGCATGATGGTGATGGGTAGCGAAGGGCGCGGCGAACAAATACTAAAAACCGATCAAGATAATGGCTTGATTCTCGCCGACGACGCGCAGTGGCCGGATCTTATGAGCCACATGCAAACGCTCACCGATACCCTAATCCAGCTTGGCTACCCGCCGTGCCCCGGCAATATTATGGTCTCGAACCCTGAGTGGGTGGCCACGGTGTCACAGTGGAAGAGCAACATTGCCAAATGGGCAAGCGAGCGGGATGGCGACAGCCTGATGAAGCTGGCGATTATGCTTGATGCTCATGCTGTGGCCGGTAACCCCGGTCTGCTTGAGAGCGTACGAGAAGAGCTATTTGAACGCTGTTCTCGTGATGAGCTGTTGCTTTCGTACTTTGCGCGCACGGCGCTACGCTTTTCCACACCGCTGACGCTGTTTGGCTCGCTGAAAAAGCCTCAGCACGGTATCGATATCAAGAAAGGTGGCATTTTTCCCATTGTTCATGGCGTTCGCACCATGGCGCTTGAGCGACGGATCAAAGCGACCTCAACACTGGATCGTTTAGACGCGCTGGCCGCCGATGGCCGCTTGGATCGCCGGTTCGCCGACGACCTGGGCGAAGCGCTGGCGCTGTTTTCCGAGCTGCGTCTCAAACAGCAGCTCACGGCCCTAGAGGCAAGTAGCACATCGCAAGAGGCGAACCGCACCAATCGTGTCGTGGTGCAAAGCCTCTCTTCGCTAGAACGCGACTTATTACGTGAAGCTTTGCATATCGTCAAAGACTTTAAGCAGCGGCTTTCCCATCGTTATCATCTGGAGTATTCGTGA
- a CDS encoding DUF4212 domain-containing protein: protein MADDKTNAAEYWKANVRLIFGCLAVWAFVSYGCAILFRPLLAGISVGGTDLGFWFAQQGSILTFIVLIFFYAWKMNKLDQKFGLGE from the coding sequence ATGGCAGACGACAAAACTAATGCTGCTGAATACTGGAAAGCTAACGTCCGCTTAATTTTCGGATGCCTAGCTGTTTGGGCATTTGTTTCTTACGGATGCGCTATCCTGTTTCGCCCACTGCTCGCCGGTATTTCGGTCGGCGGCACCGATCTTGGCTTCTGGTTTGCACAACAGGGCTCCATTTTAACGTTTATCGTGCTGATCTTCTTCTATGCCTGGAAGATGAATAAGCTCGATCAAAAATTTGGACTTGGGGAGTAA